The Manihot esculenta cultivar AM560-2 chromosome 11, M.esculenta_v8, whole genome shotgun sequence genome includes a region encoding these proteins:
- the LOC110627048 gene encoding histidine-containing phosphotransfer protein 4, with product MERNQLHRQVALSRQPLFDQGFLDEQFLQLEELQDEANPNFVEEVVTLYYRDSARLILNIEQALERNPLDFNKLDILMHQFKGSSSSIGAKKVKAECTLFREYCRAGNGEGCIRTFQQLKKEYTTLKKKLESYFQLARQVGPAETACRPK from the exons ATGGAAAGAAATCAGTTGCATCGGCAAGTTGCTCTCTCAAGGCAGCCTCTGTTTGATCAG GGGTTTCTTGATGAACAATTTCTCCAGCTTGAGGAACTCCAAGATGAAGCTAATCCTAATTTTGTTGAGGAAGTTGTCACATTGTACTACAGGGATTCAGCTAGGCTAATCCTTAACATAGAACAAGCATT GGAGAGGAATCCTCTTGATTTTAACAAGTTAGACATCCTCATGCATCAATTCAAGGGAAGTAGCTCAAG CATTGGAGCCAAAAAGGTGAAAGCTGAGTGCACTCTCTTTAGAGAATATTGCAGGGCAGGAAATGGAGAAGG ATGCATTAGGACATTCCAACAACTCAAGAAAGAATATACAACACTGAAAAAGAAGCTTGAGTCCTATTTTCAG CTTGCAAGGCAAGTTGGGCCAGCTGAGACTGCATGTCGCCCCAAGTGA
- the LOC110626548 gene encoding protein PAF1 homolog, which translates to MASYRQFPQQSAFPPPPPPPQQQQQQQQQQQQQRPNQYSQNFAQMAPAAAASSSTFPQNYTPIPAQQNFSQNYPPRAQHSAPPPPPQQQYPYPPPPPPESSYPPPPPPPAPAQQQPPSMYYPPSQYSQYGHQPMHPPAPPPPPSSPRSSSIPPPPPPSSPPPPPPKDSSIKRDKVVPEERRERRHLSHSDVANQKMQKPPVPPGGKKVNGPSGRVETEEERRLRKKREFEKQRQEEKHRQQLKEAQNTILQKTQMLPSQKGHGSIVGSRMGDRRATPLLSGERIENRLKKPTTFLCKLKFRNELPDPSGQPKLMTLKKDKDRFSKYTITSLEKMYKPQLIVEPDLGIPLDLLDLSVYNAPSVRPPLAPEDEELLRDDESVTPVKRDGIRRKERPTDKGVSWLVKTQYISSLSTDSAKQSLTEKQAKELREMKVGRNLLENLNNRESQIKEIEASFEASKLPPVHATNKKLKPIEVLPLLPDFDRYEDKFVSVTFDNAPTADSELYSKLDQSVRDACESRAVMKACVATGSDPAKLEKFLAYMAPNPNELSKDMYDENEDISYNWIREYNWDVRGDDANDPTTFLVSFDENEARYVPLPTKINLRKRRASEGRSADEVEHFPAPSRVTVRKRPTAAAIEIRDTVVHSNSRGNILSSRMGMSDDDDGLGRMHRIGRNRDIDHSSGAEDDLSE; encoded by the exons ATGGCTTCCTATAGGCAATTTCCTCAGCAATCCGCATTCCCCCCGCCTCCACCGCCACCacaacagcagcagcagcagcagcagcaacaacAACAGCAGAGACCTAATCAATATTCTCAGAACTTCGCTCAAATGGCCCCAGCAGCAGCAGCTTCTTCCTCTACATTCCCCCAAAATTACACCCCAATTCCTGCCCAGCAGAATTTCTCACAAAATTATCCTCCGCGTGCCCAACACTCAGCCCCTCCGCCACCACCTCAACAACAATATCCGTATCCGCCACCCCCACCACCAGAATCATCatacccaccaccacctcctccaccagcaccAGCCCAACAGCAACCACCTTCAATGTACTACCCACCATCACAATATTCTCAGTATGGTCATCAGCCAATGCACCCACCTGCTCCGCCTCCACCCCCTTCATCTCCTCGGAGCTCTTCTATACCACCGCCACCACCTCCGAGCTCCCCGCCCCCACCTCCTCCGAAGGATAGCAGCATAAAAAGAGACAAGGTGGTGCCTGAGGAAAGGCGAGAACGTAGGCATTTAAGTCATAGTGATGTAGCCAACCAAAAGATGCAGAAGCCACCAGTACCACCTGGGGGGAAGAAGGTCAATGGGCCATCAGGGAGGGTGGAGACAGAAGAGGAAAGGAGGTTGAGAAAAAAGAGGGAGTTTGAGAAGCAAAGGCAAGAGGAAAAGCATAGGCAGCAGTTGAAAGAAGCTCAGAACACAATTCTGCAAAAGACCCAGATGTTACCTTCTCAGAAGGGGCATGGTTCCATTGTTGGGTCACGAATGGGAGATAGGAGGGCCACACCACTACTGAGTGGGGAGAGGATTGAGAACAGGTTGAAGAAGCCAACAACGTTCTTATGCAAGTTGAA ATTCCGGAATGAACTTCCTGATCCAAGTGGACAACCAAAGCTTATGACTTTGAAGAAAGATAAAGATCG ATTTTCAAAATACACCATCACATCATTGGAGAAAATGTATAAACCCCAACTAATTGTTGAGCCAGATCTTGGGATACCTCTTGACCTGCTTGATCTTAGTGTATACAA TGCTCCTAGTGTTAGACCACCTCTTGCTCCAGAAGATGAGGAATTATTGCGTGATGATGAATCAGTTACCCCTGTAAAAAGAGATGGCATAAGAAGAAAAGAACGACCCACTGATAAAGGTGTTTCTTGGTTGGTCAAAACACAATACATATCTTCTTTAAGTACAGACTCGGCCAAACAG TCTCTTACTGAAAAGCAAGCAAAAGAATTGCGAGAAATGAAAGTAGGCCGTAACCTTTTGGAGAACCTCAATAACAG GGAGAGTCAAATCAAGGAAATTGAAGCATCATTTGAAGCAAGCAAGTTACCCCCTGTCCATGCcaccaataaaaaattaaagcccATTGAGGTTCTACCACTGCTACCTGATTTTGATAG ATATGAAGATAAATTTGTCTCTGTGACATTTGATAATGCTCCTACAGCTGATTCGGAATTGTACAGCAAGTTGGATCAATCTGTCCGTGATGCATGTGAATCGCGG GCTGTTATGAAAGCTTGCGTGGCAACTGGCTCAGATCCAGCTAAACTGGAAAAGTTTTTAGCATACATGGCCCCTAATCCTAATGAG CTATCAAAGGATATGTATGATGAAAATGAGGATATCTCATACAATTGGATTCGTGAGTACAACTGGGAT GTGCGAGGTGATGATGCTAATGATCCAACAACATTCCTTGTTTCATTTGATGAAAATGAGGCTCGCTATGTG CCTCTTCCTACAAAGATTAATTTAAGAAAGAGGCGAGCCAGTGAAGGAAGATCTGCTGACGAGGTAGAGCATTTTCCAGCACCATCAAGAGTAACAGTGAGGAAAAGGCCAACTGCTGCTGCAATAGAAATCAGGGATACAGTG GTTCATTCAAATTCAAGGGGTAATATCCTGAGTTCAAGGATGGGAATGTCAGATGATGATGATGGCCTTGGAAGAATGCATCGGATTGGTCGAAACCGGGATATTGACCATTCTAGCGGAGCTGAGGATGACTTGTCTGAATGA